In Arthrobacter citreus, a single genomic region encodes these proteins:
- a CDS encoding S8 family serine peptidase, translating to MKRLIKSTAVLALSTGVLFNAFPITQHQPIAKAAAQSTIEEVLSKLTSEQREALKKIEVTSQEGLQLPTSVDLNSTKNLSVIVELKDKPAKVAVLEEAVNGNSESLADAKQKADDAQETFKSDLQTIYKDDLKENKNLYKIKRTYKNTLNGVAIDLPANKVKSLLNSKAVKAVWPNNVIKVEPEKIAQSAQGSTTKMETEVFPGVSKLHAEGFTGKGVKVGVIDTGIDYNHPDLTDAYKGYRAQPGVDPKTINPSSVKGWDFVDNDADPMETTYDDWKKSGLAEKDPLTGEAFYTEHGTHVSGIIAGRGKNNTDYAVTGVAPEADLYVYRVLGRYGSGSTEAVLGGIDKAISDGMDVINLSLGSSINDPENIESLALNNAVLSGVTAVVAAGNAGDGMDTLGSPGAAALPITVGANDTKTVIETSKGTLHGTEDVTADLKLFGKGFEDNVSSLKGKNLPIVLVPSVGADSDYKNIDVNGKIALVNRGSVSLNDKITIAQKHGAAAVILIDNVPGEGFVPSYLGKGYGFIPAFSMSYEQGAALVAKLGTANPTFSFDEIGQVTDEGSKLAAFSSRGPSRINYDIKPEVTAPGVAVFSTVPSYMHGADQIGKYDYAYENLSGTSMATPNVAGVAALLKQANPNLTPAQIKETLMNTADPLNGDYSVFESGAGQVDPYEAIHSKTRIEVVDETKGTYDKKGNLTTVKDLTGALSFGSHAPEGKNISEQRTLNIYNNSNQAKTYDVTVSYQADRRGSLDADDNGVMVVTDKSIKVGANAKKKSTVAITVPKSAKLGIYEGFVTYTNHNNSEETFQVPFGIKTVEEGINPVTMSPQAFTQVFDSAYAGQLIYTNAQFSLKANLSTIDVILEDGKTGEELGYVGTLDGLRMKENVALSARVFNGYYYKATGDDEHPFAYDSDLAKPGYYKIKLVGKNDAGKTFTQEAPFYFDNTAPKMTINSPDVVEYKNGQTSVTITGSVYDKETEEMQKLGMNFNQGSTTVYYQDYLNGGRAVSVPVNSDGTFTATIPTNATKPMELVFYAMDAASNKTFKEGRDIFVTRDDLTYGFMNPEKRTAKMGETANATLMLKNASDVKQVVYTFQYDKSIATMNVKPNPSVADKVDVKVEDTKLGGTTYAGTVTVTANDGVAPLSGNLNLADVGFKMSNDYSAGAVIYPTNLYSVKVKDSTGTTKTVPSGNPSITYMQPTTSLLDGTLLAEPFLAPEGGVLGSFDYSKLGVKVKATAANGKVYEGITTSKGKYQVPNLPLSDDTYQLELNIPGHFTVHKDFTIGFHEDGKVTNQHLNLKLNTAIAGDVNKDDVIDVMDALYLQTYWGTNKRDADINNDGVVDEKDLAFVEENYLMQNPTINYAPTPKKKYKSQTLETVKSALGVN from the coding sequence ATGAAACGTTTAATCAAAAGTACTGCAGTTTTGGCTTTAAGTACTGGTGTTTTATTTAATGCATTTCCAATCACACAACACCAGCCAATTGCAAAAGCTGCAGCACAATCTACTATTGAAGAAGTGCTTTCAAAACTTACGTCAGAACAACGTGAAGCTTTAAAAAAAATAGAGGTTACTAGTCAAGAAGGATTACAGTTACCTACTTCAGTTGATTTAAACAGCACTAAAAACTTATCAGTCATCGTTGAATTGAAAGACAAGCCAGCAAAAGTAGCTGTTTTAGAAGAAGCAGTCAATGGCAATAGTGAATCGCTAGCCGATGCAAAACAAAAAGCAGATGATGCGCAAGAAACTTTTAAATCAGATTTACAAACAATTTATAAAGACGATTTAAAAGAAAATAAGAATCTTTATAAAATTAAGCGAACGTACAAAAACACGTTAAACGGTGTAGCGATCGACTTACCAGCGAATAAAGTTAAGTCTTTATTAAATTCAAAGGCTGTTAAAGCCGTTTGGCCTAATAATGTGATTAAAGTTGAGCCAGAAAAAATAGCTCAAAGTGCACAAGGTTCAACTACGAAAATGGAAACAGAAGTGTTTCCTGGAGTAAGTAAATTACATGCAGAAGGATTTACAGGAAAAGGCGTTAAAGTAGGGGTTATCGATACAGGAATCGATTATAATCACCCAGATTTAACAGATGCATATAAAGGGTATCGTGCGCAACCTGGTGTTGATCCGAAAACAATTAATCCAAGCTCAGTAAAAGGTTGGGATTTTGTTGACAACGATGCGGACCCAATGGAGACAACATATGATGATTGGAAAAAATCAGGATTAGCTGAAAAGGATCCACTTACTGGTGAAGCATTCTACACAGAACATGGAACACATGTATCTGGAATTATTGCTGGTCGAGGTAAAAATAATACTGATTACGCAGTAACTGGAGTTGCACCAGAGGCTGATTTATATGTTTATCGTGTACTAGGAAGATATGGATCGGGATCAACTGAAGCTGTTTTAGGTGGTATTGATAAAGCGATATCTGACGGCATGGACGTCATCAATTTATCACTTGGATCAAGCATTAATGATCCAGAAAATATTGAGAGTCTTGCGTTAAATAATGCAGTCCTTTCAGGTGTAACGGCTGTTGTAGCAGCAGGTAACGCAGGAGATGGTATGGATACGTTAGGATCACCAGGGGCAGCAGCATTGCCTATTACAGTTGGTGCGAATGATACGAAAACTGTGATTGAAACATCAAAAGGTACACTACATGGAACAGAAGATGTAACGGCAGATTTAAAATTATTTGGAAAAGGCTTTGAAGATAATGTATCAAGCTTAAAAGGCAAAAATTTACCAATCGTTTTAGTACCAAGTGTAGGTGCAGATTCTGATTATAAAAATATTGATGTGAATGGAAAGATTGCATTAGTAAATAGAGGATCAGTATCACTGAATGATAAAATTACAATTGCTCAAAAGCATGGCGCAGCTGCAGTTATTCTGATAGATAACGTACCTGGCGAAGGGTTTGTGCCGTCGTACTTAGGTAAAGGTTATGGATTTATTCCTGCATTCTCAATGTCATATGAACAAGGGGCAGCATTAGTCGCAAAACTTGGTACGGCTAATCCAACCTTCTCATTTGATGAAATCGGACAAGTAACGGATGAAGGTAGTAAGTTAGCGGCATTCAGTTCACGTGGGCCTTCTCGTATTAATTATGATATTAAGCCTGAAGTAACAGCACCGGGTGTTGCAGTATTTTCAACCGTACCTTCTTATATGCATGGAGCAGATCAAATTGGAAAATATGACTATGCTTATGAGAATTTATCAGGTACATCAATGGCTACACCGAACGTAGCGGGTGTGGCAGCATTATTAAAACAAGCAAATCCAAACTTAACACCAGCACAAATTAAAGAAACATTAATGAATACTGCAGATCCACTAAATGGTGACTATAGTGTATTTGAATCTGGTGCAGGCCAAGTTGATCCTTACGAAGCAATCCATTCAAAAACAAGAATTGAAGTAGTCGATGAAACTAAAGGAACATACGATAAAAAAGGTAATTTAACAACGGTAAAAGATTTAACAGGTGCACTTTCATTTGGTTCGCATGCTCCAGAAGGAAAAAATATTAGCGAACAACGCACGCTGAACATCTATAACAATAGCAATCAAGCAAAAACATATGATGTGACTGTTTCCTATCAAGCAGACCGTCGTGGTTCATTAGATGCTGACGACAATGGCGTTATGGTAGTGACAGATAAGTCGATTAAAGTTGGTGCAAACGCGAAAAAGAAATCAACAGTTGCAATTACAGTTCCAAAATCAGCAAAATTAGGCATTTATGAAGGATTTGTAACGTATACAAATCATAATAATTCAGAAGAAACATTCCAAGTGCCTTTCGGAATTAAAACGGTGGAAGAAGGAATAAATCCAGTAACGATGAGTCCACAAGCCTTTACGCAAGTATTTGATTCAGCTTATGCAGGTCAATTAATTTATACAAACGCGCAATTTAGTCTGAAAGCAAACTTAAGCACAATTGATGTCATCTTAGAAGATGGGAAAACAGGCGAAGAATTAGGCTATGTAGGGACGTTAGATGGCCTGCGAATGAAGGAGAATGTTGCTTTATCAGCGAGAGTATTTAATGGATATTATTATAAAGCAACTGGCGATGATGAGCATCCATTTGCGTATGATTCTGATTTAGCAAAACCAGGTTATTATAAGATTAAGTTAGTTGGCAAAAATGACGCTGGAAAAACATTTACGCAAGAAGCACCGTTCTACTTTGATAATACGGCACCAAAAATGACAATTAACAGTCCGGATGTTGTTGAATATAAAAATGGTCAAACAAGTGTGACAATAACTGGTTCAGTTTACGATAAAGAAACGGAAGAAATGCAAAAACTTGGCATGAACTTTAATCAAGGTAGTACAACAGTGTATTATCAAGACTATTTAAACGGTGGAAGAGCCGTGTCTGTACCTGTAAATTCTGACGGAACATTTACAGCGACAATTCCAACAAATGCAACAAAACCGATGGAACTTGTATTCTATGCAATGGATGCGGCATCAAACAAAACCTTTAAAGAAGGTAGAGATATTTTTGTTACACGTGATGACTTAACGTATGGCTTTATGAACCCAGAAAAACGTACGGCAAAAATGGGCGAAACAGCGAATGCTACTTTAATGTTAAAAAATGCTAGTGATGTAAAACAAGTAGTATATACATTCCAATACGATAAATCCATTGCGACTATGAATGTAAAACCAAATCCAAGTGTTGCGGATAAAGTGGATGTAAAAGTGGAAGATACAAAGTTGGGTGGAACTACTTATGCAGGTACAGTAACAGTAACAGCAAATGATGGAGTTGCCCCATTATCAGGAAATTTAAATCTTGCAGATGTCGGATTTAAAATGAGTAATGATTATTCAGCGGGTGCTGTTATTTACCCAACAAATCTTTATAGTGTTAAAGTAAAGGATAGTACTGGTACAACAAAAACTGTTCCATCTGGAAATCCATCTATTACTTATATGCAACCAACTACTTCTTTACTTGATGGCACTCTATTGGCAGAACCGTTCTTAGCTCCAGAGGGAGGTGTACTTGGTTCGTTTGATTATTCTAAACTAGGCGTAAAAGTTAAAGCGACAGCTGCTAACGGTAAAGTGTACGAAGGAATCACTACTTCTAAAGGTAAATATCAAGTACCGAATTTACCATTATCGGATGATACTTATCAGTTAGAATTAAATATACCTGGTCATTTTACAGTGCATAAAGACTTTACAATCGGATTCCATGAAGATGGAAAAGTGACGAATCAACATCTTAACTTAAAATTAAATACGGCAATTGCTGGTGATGTAAACAAAGATGATGTCATCGACGTAATGGATGCATTATACTTACAAACTTATTGGGGTACAAATAAACGTGATGCAGATATTAACAATGATGGTGTAGTAGATGAAAAAGATCTAGCGTTTGTAGAAGAAAACTATTTAATGCAAAATCCAACAATTAACTATGCACCGACACCTAAGAAGAAATACAAATCACAAACTCTTGAAACGGTTAAGAGTGCATTAGGTGTTAACTAA
- a CDS encoding helix-turn-helix transcriptional regulator — translation MVEGKIIQFYRQHRNINQSDLGEGICSATHISKIERGLTEVSDQTITLIAERLNINMEDEIKKFMSLERLLNDWFQSIIMKIAAKADRIKEQLEEIPLIHLSNFVHFYTLILTKYYLLNSNEKLAKINIKNIEQTKGLSEFEKNLHLHNKAIFQLKFKNDYVEAISLLKQINTTEYDNKEFYYDLASAYHYTNSRVLAFYYGNKALQFFTESQCFSRMIEAENLMLVQLEETDKSNTSDKDYHRLIELSLQYGLNNQMSTLYHNLAYHQILNDQYTEASVYYEKSMQLKDKDTKNYLLSLEGYINSMTKGKLIPNKDLLPLVEEGLLLAERIGAQMHIHIFKLHQFTLLNLEYEYFYYLETEALPYYYKIGITDAIEHYQLKLFDYYMEKQNRIKADEYAKKLLNKFRNNNSNPFV, via the coding sequence ATGGTTGAAGGGAAAATTATCCAATTTTATAGACAACATAGAAATATTAATCAATCTGACTTAGGTGAAGGAATTTGTTCTGCGACTCACATAAGTAAAATTGAAAGAGGGCTTACTGAAGTTTCTGATCAAACAATTACTTTAATAGCTGAAAGACTTAATATAAATATGGAAGATGAAATAAAAAAATTCATGAGTTTAGAAAGGTTACTAAATGATTGGTTTCAGTCCATTATTATGAAAATAGCTGCAAAAGCTGATCGTATAAAAGAACAATTAGAAGAAATTCCACTTATACATCTATCTAATTTCGTTCACTTTTATACACTTATACTGACTAAATATTATCTGTTAAATAGCAATGAGAAATTAGCAAAAATAAACATTAAAAATATAGAACAAACTAAAGGTTTAAGTGAATTTGAAAAAAACTTACATCTTCATAATAAAGCAATCTTTCAACTCAAATTTAAAAATGATTACGTAGAGGCAATTTCACTACTTAAGCAAATAAACACAACTGAGTATGATAATAAAGAATTTTATTACGATCTAGCATCTGCCTATCATTACACGAACTCTAGAGTGCTTGCTTTCTACTATGGCAATAAAGCATTACAATTTTTCACTGAAAGCCAATGTTTTTCTAGAATGATAGAGGCCGAAAACCTTATGCTCGTTCAGCTCGAAGAAACTGATAAGAGTAATACAAGTGATAAAGACTACCATCGTCTAATTGAACTGTCATTACAATACGGTCTAAATAACCAAATGAGTACTTTATATCATAATCTTGCATACCATCAAATACTTAATGATCAATATACGGAAGCGAGTGTATATTATGAAAAATCGATGCAATTGAAAGATAAGGACACAAAAAACTATTTGCTCTCTCTTGAAGGATATATTAATTCGATGACAAAAGGGAAACTAATACCAAACAAGGATTTACTTCCACTAGTTGAGGAGGGCTTACTTTTAGCAGAAAGAATTGGGGCACAAATGCACATCCATATTTTTAAGCTTCACCAATTTACACTACTAAACTTAGAATACGAATATTTTTACTACTTAGAAACAGAAGCCTTACCATACTATTACAAAATTGGAATCACTGATGCAATAGAACATTATCAACTCAAATTATTCGACTATTACATGGAAAAACAAAATAGAATAAAAGCAGACGAATATGCAAAAAAATTACTAAACAAATTTCGTAATAATAATAGTAATCCATTTGTGTAA
- a CDS encoding S8 family serine peptidase: MSGTSMATPATAGVVALLLQAKPDLKPEDVKAILMNTADPLSKPYSVFEVGAGRVDPYNAIHSTIELKVAEKTPTIINNKEKQIRIDTAALSFGNKAYTGNDISDTRSVTLLNRGEKSKTFNVSVNFQSNLRGSKDAVKNGVTVDTTSSITLKGISQKKTSVTLTIPKTAEKGIYEGYVVYTNKDNPAETYKIPFGVHYVEQGLADFNLSKNSVSSLDTQYFQYFWGNKVAGTFSLKSHMRYLDIVLTDAKTGMDIGLLNSYDGVGINEGILYNIAPYNGGYYPFTNDPKNPVDYNAVKTKEGHYFVKLIGYDDTGKSYILKRDLFVDNTMPSFDMHVEGEKPGNPFVEFKADQQNVPLTATIKDKVVDEMKSAGLSANQSQNQIWYFYNDPFSPTGQLTVDGNGNATDQIAMIPSQSALHVYFEGIDQATNSAAQKSYYFVKDNTPYVAGTPNLPTRLNALWLKNGDTVTITLTANNIDKVKEAVYNFDTTKTDTKILNIALNPEAQKLGVKDFNVTSTDKSSTVVNSNVKVSFDGTTGVSGDVPMVDITLQIPKGQERLGSSSFYSSAIKSTFTNVDNVVTRPITKTVPINILSYNSTVNGYLFAEGLNKVTSTGTGVDTAKDYTTIGSTVQILDKNGNAYNGTIAKNGSFKILNLPTTKDEYTLKIDIPGHFTQYGDFDSYLPLDDQIGGKYWTNISNEVTGNAVAGDINKDNVIDVMDAIAIQTYWGTNKRSADINFDGNVDAKDLAFVEKNYLLQNKQVDNAPSPKKQYKGETLQSIKNSLGIN, encoded by the coding sequence ATGTCAGGAACTTCGATGGCAACTCCAGCTACTGCAGGGGTAGTAGCATTATTGCTACAAGCAAAGCCAGATTTAAAACCTGAAGATGTAAAGGCCATATTAATGAATACAGCGGACCCTTTAAGCAAGCCATATAGTGTATTTGAAGTTGGAGCAGGTCGAGTTGATCCTTACAATGCAATACATTCAACTATCGAATTAAAAGTGGCTGAAAAAACTCCAACAATTATTAATAATAAAGAAAAACAAATTAGAATTGATACTGCTGCATTAAGCTTTGGAAATAAAGCTTATACTGGAAATGATATTAGCGATACTCGATCTGTTACGTTATTAAATAGAGGAGAAAAGTCAAAAACATTTAATGTCAGTGTTAATTTTCAATCTAATTTAAGAGGATCAAAGGATGCAGTGAAGAATGGTGTAACCGTTGATACTACTTCATCTATTACGTTAAAAGGAATTAGCCAGAAGAAAACGAGTGTTACATTGACAATTCCAAAAACGGCTGAAAAAGGGATTTATGAAGGATATGTTGTTTATACAAATAAGGACAATCCAGCAGAAACATATAAAATACCATTTGGAGTGCATTATGTTGAACAAGGACTAGCGGATTTCAACCTATCTAAAAACTCTGTCAGTTCATTGGATACTCAGTATTTTCAATACTTTTGGGGAAATAAAGTAGCTGGTACATTTAGCTTGAAATCGCATATGAGATATTTAGATATTGTCTTAACAGATGCAAAAACAGGAATGGATATTGGTTTGCTTAACTCGTATGATGGTGTAGGAATTAATGAAGGAATACTGTATAATATTGCTCCTTATAATGGTGGGTATTATCCATTCACAAATGATCCGAAGAATCCAGTTGATTACAATGCTGTGAAAACAAAAGAAGGTCACTATTTTGTAAAATTAATTGGATATGATGATACTGGGAAATCGTATATCTTAAAAAGAGATTTATTTGTAGATAACACAATGCCAAGCTTTGATATGCATGTAGAAGGAGAAAAACCTGGAAATCCATTTGTAGAATTCAAAGCAGATCAGCAAAATGTTCCATTGACAGCTACTATAAAAGACAAAGTTGTAGATGAAATGAAATCAGCAGGATTATCTGCAAATCAATCACAAAATCAAATTTGGTATTTTTATAATGATCCGTTTTCACCAACAGGACAATTGACAGTTGACGGGAATGGAAATGCAACTGATCAAATTGCAATGATACCTAGTCAATCCGCGTTACATGTGTACTTTGAAGGGATTGACCAAGCAACAAATAGTGCTGCACAAAAATCTTATTATTTCGTGAAGGATAATACGCCATACGTTGCTGGAACACCGAATTTACCTACGAGATTAAACGCACTTTGGTTGAAAAATGGTGACACGGTAACAATTACACTTACTGCGAATAATATCGACAAAGTAAAAGAAGCTGTTTACAATTTTGATACAACTAAAACTGATACAAAAATACTAAATATTGCATTAAACCCTGAAGCACAAAAACTTGGTGTTAAAGACTTTAATGTGACATCAACAGATAAATCAAGCACGGTTGTCAATTCAAATGTAAAAGTTTCATTTGATGGAACTACTGGTGTTTCGGGTGATGTTCCAATGGTAGATATCACATTACAAATTCCTAAAGGGCAAGAGCGTTTAGGTTCATCAAGCTTTTATAGTTCTGCAATCAAATCAACATTTACGAATGTGGATAATGTAGTAACGAGACCAATCACAAAGACAGTACCAATCAATATATTATCTTATAACTCAACAGTAAATGGTTATTTATTTGCTGAAGGATTAAATAAAGTAACTAGTACTGGAACTGGCGTAGATACTGCGAAAGATTACACGACAATTGGTTCAACGGTTCAAATTTTAGATAAAAATGGAAATGCATACAATGGAACAATTGCTAAAAACGGTTCGTTTAAAATCTTAAATTTACCAACAACGAAAGATGAATATACGCTTAAGATTGATATTCCAGGTCATTTCACTCAATACGGAGATTTCGATTCTTATCTACCATTAGATGATCAAATTGGAGGTAAGTATTGGACGAATATTTCAAATGAGGTAACTGGTAATGCAGTCGCAGGTGACATTAATAAAGATAATGTCATTGATGTGATGGATGCGATAGCAATCCAGACTTATTGGGGTACAAATAAACGTAGCGCGGACATCAATTTTGATGGAAATGTAGATGCAAAAGACCTTGCCTTTGTAGAAAAGAACTACTTACTACAAAATAAACAAGTTGATAATGCGCCATCACCTAAGAAGCAATATAAGGGGGAAACGCTTCAAAGTATTAAAAATAGTTTAGGAATTAACTAA
- a CDS encoding S8 family serine peptidase, translated as MNKKKKFIQNTTALTLGVGLVTSSFSASYFHSPSKVHATSLFNAETVLSKLTTAQRQALTQISKNDQSGLFLNQDINLDSPQAISVIVQFNQKPQKIAVLEAALQGENLSNDEAKSLAEADHKVFKEDVNQILNTNSKAASTYKIKREYKNTFNGVSMDLPANQVESLLKSKAVKAIYSDETVKVEQPDSEITPSKEAAGQGMVAENEFLKINKLHEEGFTGKGVKVAVIDTGVDYNHPDITAAYKGYRAQPGVDPKTIDPSSVKGWDFVNNDADPMETTYEDWKNAGKPGTSDGADYYTEHGTHVSGMIVGQGKNNSEYATNGIAPDADLYVYRVLGPSGSGTTSNVITGIEKAVTDGMDVMNLSLGANYNDPMYPTGIAINNAVLSGVTAVVAAGNSGSDMYTVGSPGVAALALTVGASDVPNVIATMNGSVDSTKFDLRLMAKGFSDNITSLQNQSSQIVAVGTGQASEYKGTNSRVDGKIVLIQRGINSINDKILQAKNRGAAAVIIYNNNATEGHLPFNLGESTDFIPSFSLTNADGLALAQKISAGSMQFSFSDLGQITTGGDNLADFSSRGPSRITYEIKPEITAPGVGVLSTVPGFVHDHANPNNY; from the coding sequence ATGAATAAGAAAAAGAAGTTTATTCAGAATACTACGGCCTTAACATTAGGGGTAGGATTAGTAACTAGTAGTTTTTCAGCTTCATATTTTCATTCACCATCAAAAGTTCATGCAACTTCTTTATTTAATGCAGAAACGGTTTTATCTAAATTAACAACTGCGCAAAGACAAGCATTAACTCAAATATCAAAAAATGATCAATCAGGTTTGTTTTTAAATCAGGATATAAATTTAGATAGTCCACAAGCTATATCAGTTATCGTTCAATTTAATCAAAAACCACAAAAAATTGCCGTTTTAGAAGCTGCTTTACAAGGTGAAAATCTGTCTAATGACGAAGCAAAAAGTCTAGCTGAAGCAGATCATAAAGTATTTAAGGAAGATGTAAATCAAATTTTAAACACGAATAGTAAAGCTGCGAGTACTTACAAGATTAAAAGAGAGTATAAAAACACATTTAACGGTGTATCGATGGATTTGCCTGCAAATCAAGTTGAATCTTTGTTGAAATCGAAAGCTGTAAAGGCAATATACAGTGATGAGACAGTAAAAGTAGAACAACCTGATAGTGAAATAACTCCTTCAAAAGAAGCTGCTGGTCAAGGAATGGTTGCTGAGAATGAGTTTCTTAAAATTAATAAATTACATGAAGAAGGATTTACAGGTAAGGGAGTAAAAGTTGCTGTTATTGATACAGGTGTTGATTACAATCACCCAGACATTACAGCAGCATATAAAGGATATCGTGCACAGCCAGGAGTAGATCCAAAAACGATTGATCCTAGTTCTGTTAAAGGTTGGGACTTTGTAAATAATGATGCTGATCCAATGGAAACAACATATGAAGATTGGAAAAATGCTGGGAAACCAGGTACGAGTGACGGAGCCGATTACTACACTGAGCATGGTACGCATGTTTCCGGAATGATAGTAGGTCAAGGTAAAAATAATAGTGAATATGCAACGAATGGAATTGCACCGGATGCAGATCTTTATGTATATCGCGTATTGGGACCTTCTGGCAGTGGAACTACATCAAATGTTATCACTGGAATTGAAAAAGCAGTAACAGATGGTATGGACGTTATGAATTTATCTTTAGGAGCAAATTATAATGATCCAATGTATCCAACAGGAATAGCAATTAATAATGCTGTTTTAAGCGGAGTAACGGCAGTAGTTGCAGCAGGGAATTCGGGTAGCGATATGTATACTGTAGGATCTCCTGGAGTTGCGGCATTAGCTTTAACAGTTGGTGCAAGTGATGTACCGAATGTGATTGCAACAATGAACGGAAGTGTTGATAGCACGAAGTTTGATCTCCGTTTAATGGCGAAAGGCTTTAGTGATAATATTACTTCCTTACAAAATCAATCAAGTCAAATCGTTGCGGTTGGGACTGGACAAGCTTCTGAATACAAGGGGACAAATAGTCGGGTTGATGGGAAAATCGTACTGATACAAAGAGGAATTAATTCGATAAATGATAAAATCTTGCAAGCAAAAAATCGTGGTGCTGCCGCTGTAATAATTTACAACAATAATGCTACTGAAGGACATCTTCCATTTAATTTAGGTGAAAGTACAGATTTTATCCCGAGTTTTTCATTAACAAATGCTGATGGACTTGCACTAGCGCAGAAAATAAGCGCAGGTAGTATGCAATTTTCTTTTAGTGATTTAGGACAAATTACAACTGGTGGGGATAATCTTGCTGATTTCAGCTCACGTGGACCATCTCGTATAACATATGAGATTAAACCTGAGATTACAGCGCCTGGTGTAGGTGTATTATCGACTGTTCCAGGATTTGTTCATGATCATGCAAATCCGAACAATTATTAA
- a CDS encoding LysR family transcriptional regulator, with translation MNIEKLHYFVEVVNTGSFLFAAQNLFVSQSAISQSIRSLEKDLGVKLFDRYRGQGVVPTAEGLRIIPLVRELLIKCQELEELAKSIHDRVQIEQDVRYQLSIL, from the coding sequence ATGAATATCGAAAAATTACATTATTTCGTTGAAGTTGTAAATACTGGTTCCTTTTTATTTGCAGCACAGAATCTATTCGTGAGTCAATCAGCCATTAGCCAATCAATTAGGAGCTTAGAAAAAGATTTAGGTGTTAAACTATTCGATCGATACAGAGGACAAGGTGTTGTACCAACTGCGGAAGGGTTACGAATCATCCCACTAGTAAGAGAATTACTAATAAAATGTCAAGAGTTAGAGGAACTAGCCAAATCGATACATGATCGGGTTCAAATAGAACAAGATGTTCGATATCAACTCAGTATACTCTAA